CCAAGCTGCGAAACGCAACGTTCTGGTCCAGGCAGTTGCGCCTTCGGAGGCGGATGCCACCGCAGTGTCGGTCCTCCATGACGCCGTGGCACACACGGGAGGTGAGGTCACCCTGGTCACCGGAACGAGTCTGGAGGACCCGAATCGCATCATCACCGCGGTGACTTCCCAGCAGGCTCGTGTGACCGCCGCCACCGCCCGGTGGACCCAGACCGACGTCGTCTGGCCCTTCGGGGTGCTGGCTCTGGTGTGCCTCGTCACCGCGACTGTCATGGAGATCGCCCCCAAGCGCGGGAAGGAGAACTCATGACCGTCCATCCTGACTGGGTCCTCCTCGTTGTGGCAGTCCTGGCAACACTTGCCCTGGCTGCCATTGCGGTGACGACACGACGGCGTTCTTCCCCCCGATCCACCGCAGCCATGTGGTGCCGGGTCCTGGCTGCCCTGTTGCTGGTGGGGGTGGCCCTGCGCCCTGGGAGCGCCGACATCCCACACAGCGATGAGGCGGCCGGGGCTGAAGTCATCGTCATCGTTGACCGCACCACCTCGATGGGAGCAACCGACCATGACGGCAAGTCACGAATGTCGGGGGTGACCGCCGACCTCGTCTCCCTGGCTGATGCGATGCCGTCGGCACGAGTGACCGTCATCGCCTCGGACAATCAGGCGCGGATCGCGCTGCCACCCAGCACCGACCCGGCGGCTCTGCGCACCCTCGCCGAGACCCTGGGCTGGCGGGAAACGATGAACGCGGCTGGTAGTGACATCGGCATGGCCGAACCGCTCGCTCGCCAGATGCTCGTCAAGGCGCGAGACAGTCGCCCCACCGCCAAGAGATACCTGGTGTACATGGGCGACGGAGAACAGACGGCGTCCTCGGCTCCGCACAGTTTTTCCGACATTTCTGGGCTCATCGACGGCGGGCTGGTCCTCGGCTACGGAACGACCTCGGGAGGAACCATGCCCATCCGTCCCGGTGCGACGGAAAAAGTGACCAGGAATGGCTCTCCTGCGGTGTCTCATGCTGATCCGCAGGCATTGCGGACCATGGCTGAGCAGATGGGCGGACGGTTCCTCCAACGCAACGCCGCCAGCAAGGTGACATGGTGGGAAAACCCGCTTCAACAGCCGGCGGATCCACAGCCGGGTCGCACTCGCCACTGGGCATGGTGGTTTGCCGCAGCCGCGCTGGTCTGTGAGATGGCAGATGCCTGGCTCAGCGTGCGGGCGTGGCGACGGATGCGCAAGGATGTGGCGTGATGGCGAATCTGGAAAGACCGGGACGTCGTGGCATGCACGGTGTGAGAGCACCGTGGACTGTGCGGGTTGGGGCCGGAGTCGTCGCTCTGGTGGCCCTCGCGGCAGCGGCTCTTCCCGCTCGGACGATGATCCTCGTTGATCGCGGACGGGCTGACCTTGACCGAGGAGACGCAGCCAGCGCCGAGCGGAAGTTCACGGCTGCCGAGAGGGCGGCAACCGTCGACAAGTGGATCGCTCCCTATGACGCTGGGGTCGCCCGGTACATCCGAGGCAACTATGACGGGGCCACGGACAAGTTTGAGAAGGCCGCGGGTCTGGCCCCTGACGAGGAACAGTGCCGGATTCGTCTGAACTGGGCATGGTCGTTGGAAGCTTCCGCTGACCGGTACGCCGAGGCCGACAACCGTGACGAAGCCCTCGTGAGATGGCGTCAGGGCAAGGCTGTGCTTGCTGACGCCCATTGCACGTCAGCGGCGCACACGGCTGAGGCGAACAGCACCAGATCTCGCCTTGATCGCAAGCGCCAGAACGGTGGCGGAGGGGACGCCGGCGAGGAAGCGGACTCCTCCGGTCGGCAGAACAAGAAGGACGAGTTGGACGAGAAAGTCAGGAAGGCCCAGGAACAGCGCCAGAAGGCGCTGGACCAGGCCAACACCTCCCAGAAGGACTCGGGTTCGGGCACTGGACGGACGTGGTAGCCCGAAGGTACGCATCGGCCTCCAGATATCGAAGTCGTGGCCGCGAATAGGAGGATTATCTGACGCGACCTGCGCTCGAGACGACACAGGGCTCCACCGCCATGGCGGTGGAGCCCTGCTGTCACTCGGGAATCAGACTCCCGTGGATGGAAGTCCGAGGTGGCGCGTGGGGCTGTCCGGGAGGGACGGATTCACCGGGATATCACCCTGGCGAGGTCCGGGCTTGGCCACAGAGGTGGGAGGAACCGGCGTCGGCGTCACGGTCACAGTCCCGGTCGGCGAAACCGTCGGTGCCACGGACGTCGGTACCGCGGACGAGGTCGGAACGACCGTCGGGGTTACCGTCGGCGTAGGCGTGACAGCAGACGTCTCCGTAGGTGAAGGCGTTACCGTCGGTGCCACGGTCGAGGTCGGAACGACCGTCGGGGTCACCGTCGGGGTCGGCGTCACCGTAGGCGTCACCGTAGGCGTAGGAGTCACACTCGGCGTAGGCGTCGGGGTCACCGTCGGGGTCGGCGTCGGAGTAGGGCTGGGAGTCGACACCGCAGCCGTCACCGGCTGGATCCACGTCCCGGAGAAGTCCTCGGAGTGGCTGGTGGCGTCGTTGTGCGACCACGTCCACTCATACCCTTCATCGCTGGCGGCCGGGTAGGTCACCATGTCACCTGAAGCCACAATTCCCTCAGGCGCCGTGAACTCAACCTTGGACCCATCGGCAGCCTTCGCCACCGGGACCGCAACCTGCTGCTGGGCTGGAACGGCAGAGGCCGTCACCTTCTGCCAGCGGGCGCGAAGACCCATGAATGCGGTGTTCTTGACCCCAGACAACGGTGAGAGGTCAGAGATGTGGTTCGAATTGAGATTTATCTTGGTGAGATTCTTCATCCCGGCCAAGGCGGAGACATCGGAGATCTCATTGTTGTCGAAACCAATTTCGACAAGGTTCGTCAACCCCTGGATCGGAGTCAGGTCGGAGA
The genomic region above belongs to Cutibacterium equinum and contains:
- a CDS encoding VWA domain-containing protein, whose product is MTVHPDWVLLVVAVLATLALAAIAVTTRRRSSPRSTAAMWCRVLAALLLVGVALRPGSADIPHSDEAAGAEVIVIVDRTTSMGATDHDGKSRMSGVTADLVSLADAMPSARVTVIASDNQARIALPPSTDPAALRTLAETLGWRETMNAAGSDIGMAEPLARQMLVKARDSRPTAKRYLVYMGDGEQTASSAPHSFSDISGLIDGGLVLGYGTTSGGTMPIRPGATEKVTRNGSPAVSHADPQALRTMAEQMGGRFLQRNAASKVTWWENPLQQPADPQPGRTRHWAWWFAAAALVCEMADAWLSVRAWRRMRKDVA